A single Campylobacter concisus DNA region contains:
- a CDS encoding ATP-dependent Clp protease ATP-binding subunit, with translation MADITENLTAQMQETLEKGISLAIFSKNPQVVPLHIFWALLADSNSILNQVFNKMNVSKDAVELEVKSKISSLPSSSNVTKDNVSVSRELINSLENAKALMVSMGDSYIAVDTWIISTLELSEIKQILSKFCDILEIKKNLESIRGGKKIDSQTGDDTLDSLEKFGIDLTQKALNKELDPVIGRDEEITRMMQILIRKSKNNPILLGEPGVGKTAIVEGLVQKIVARDVPTSLANKRVIALDMSAVVAGAKYRGEFEDRLKAVIDEVKKAGNIILFIDEIHTIVGAGASEGGMDAANILKPALARGELHAVGATTLKEYRKYFEKDAALQRRFQPIDVKEPSVNEALQILRGIKERLEVHHGITITDSALVAAARLSDRYIANRFLPDKAIDLIDEAAAELKMQIESEPYELSKIKREIVTLQVEKEALKMEDADKNKERLGEIAKEIADLNEEKLALDTKFENEKAVFGGISKATKEIDSLKSQAEIAKRNGDLQKAAEIEYGKIADAKKHKHELEEKWESMKKEGVLLKNQVDEELVAEILSKWTGISVKKMLTSEKEKYLRIEEHLRESVVGQDDALHALARAVKRNKAGLNEGQRPIGSFLFLGPTGVGKTQSAKALAKFLFDDEKALIRFDMSEYMEKHSVSRLLGAPPGYVGYDEGGQLTEAVRRRPYSVILFDEVEKAHKDVFNILLGILDDGRATDNKGVTVDFKNTIIILTSNIASNFIMELKGEDRDVAVKNELKNYFKPEFLNRLDDTIIFNPLNEQGLISIVEIMFKELEKTLHNRGIKAVLSEEAKKFIAKAGFDIVYGARPLRRALYELVEDKIADMILKDELESGDEITIDSDGEKIIIKKK, from the coding sequence ATGGCTGATATAACAGAAAATTTAACAGCTCAGATGCAAGAAACTCTTGAAAAAGGTATTAGTTTAGCGATATTTTCTAAAAATCCGCAAGTTGTTCCGCTTCATATTTTTTGGGCTTTACTTGCAGATAGTAATTCCATTTTAAACCAAGTGTTTAATAAAATGAATGTAAGCAAAGACGCCGTCGAGCTTGAAGTAAAAAGTAAAATTTCTTCACTTCCAAGCAGCTCAAATGTCACAAAAGATAACGTTTCGGTTTCAAGAGAGCTTATAAACTCTCTTGAAAATGCAAAAGCTTTGATGGTAAGCATGGGCGATAGCTACATAGCTGTTGATACATGGATCATCTCTACTCTTGAGCTTAGTGAGATCAAACAAATTTTAAGCAAATTTTGCGACATCTTAGAGATCAAAAAGAACCTTGAGAGCATAAGGGGCGGCAAAAAGATAGATAGCCAAACTGGCGATGATACGCTTGATAGCTTGGAGAAATTTGGTATTGACCTCACGCAAAAAGCGCTTAATAAAGAGCTTGATCCAGTCATCGGCCGCGATGAAGAGATCACTAGGATGATGCAAATTTTAATAAGAAAGAGCAAAAACAACCCTATATTATTAGGTGAGCCAGGCGTTGGTAAAACAGCCATCGTTGAGGGCTTGGTTCAAAAGATAGTCGCTCGTGATGTGCCAACAAGCCTTGCAAACAAGCGTGTCATCGCACTTGACATGAGTGCAGTCGTAGCTGGTGCAAAGTATAGAGGCGAGTTTGAAGATAGGCTAAAAGCCGTCATCGACGAGGTCAAAAAAGCTGGCAACATCATACTTTTTATAGATGAAATTCACACCATAGTTGGAGCTGGTGCGAGCGAGGGCGGAATGGACGCTGCAAATATCCTAAAACCAGCTCTTGCACGTGGTGAGCTTCACGCTGTTGGTGCTACGACATTAAAAGAGTATAGAAAATACTTTGAAAAAGATGCAGCGCTTCAAAGACGTTTTCAACCAATAGACGTTAAAGAGCCAAGCGTAAATGAGGCACTTCAAATTTTACGTGGTATAAAAGAGCGTCTTGAAGTTCATCACGGTATCACGATAACGGATAGTGCGCTAGTCGCCGCTGCAAGGCTAAGTGACCGATATATCGCAAACCGCTTTTTACCAGATAAGGCAATAGACCTTATAGATGAGGCAGCAGCTGAGCTTAAGATGCAAATAGAGAGCGAACCATACGAGCTTTCAAAGATAAAACGCGAGATCGTAACGCTTCAAGTAGAAAAAGAAGCTCTAAAGATGGAGGATGCTGATAAAAACAAAGAAAGACTTGGCGAGATCGCAAAAGAGATAGCTGACCTAAATGAGGAAAAGCTAGCACTTGATACTAAATTTGAAAATGAAAAGGCAGTTTTCGGCGGAATTTCAAAAGCTACAAAAGAGATAGATAGCTTAAAATCACAAGCTGAGATAGCAAAAAGAAATGGTGATCTTCAAAAAGCTGCCGAGATAGAATATGGCAAGATAGCAGATGCTAAAAAGCACAAACACGAGCTTGAAGAAAAATGGGAGAGCATGAAAAAAGAGGGCGTGCTTCTTAAAAATCAAGTCGATGAAGAGCTTGTAGCTGAAATTTTGAGCAAATGGACTGGAATTTCAGTTAAGAAGATGCTAACAAGCGAAAAAGAGAAGTATCTGCGCATTGAAGAGCATCTAAGAGAGAGCGTTGTCGGTCAAGATGACGCACTACACGCACTTGCACGTGCTGTAAAAAGAAATAAGGCAGGGCTAAATGAAGGTCAAAGGCCGATTGGTTCGTTTTTATTTCTTGGACCAACAGGCGTTGGTAAAACCCAGTCTGCTAAGGCTTTGGCTAAATTTTTATTTGACGATGAGAAGGCGCTTATCCGCTTTGATATGAGCGAATATATGGAAAAACATAGCGTGAGCAGGCTTCTTGGCGCGCCTCCAGGATATGTAGGCTACGATGAAGGCGGTCAGCTAACAGAGGCAGTTCGCAGAAGGCCATACTCAGTAATACTTTTTGACGAGGTTGAAAAGGCTCACAAAGATGTATTTAACATACTTCTTGGCATACTTGATGATGGACGTGCGACTGACAACAAAGGTGTAACGGTTGATTTTAAAAATACGATCATCATTTTAACTTCAAACATTGCTTCAAATTTCATAATGGAGTTAAAGGGCGAGGATCGTGATGTGGCTGTTAAAAACGAGCTTAAAAACTACTTTAAACCAGAATTTTTAAATAGGCTTGATGATACTATCATATTTAATCCTCTAAATGAACAAGGCCTAATCTCTATCGTTGAGATCATGTTTAAAGAGCTTGAAAAGACTCTTCACAACCGCGGTATCAAGGCAGTTTTAAGCGAAGAAGCTAAGAAATTTATCGCAAAAGCTGGCTTTGACATAGTTTATGGCGCAAGACCTCTTAGAAGAGCGCTTTATGAGCTAGTTGAAGATAAGATCGCTGATATGATCTTAAAAGATGAGCTTGAAAGTGGCGATGAGATCACCATTGATAGCGATGGCGAGAAGATTATCATTAAGAAAAAATAA
- a CDS encoding inorganic phosphate transporter has protein sequence MLRDNLLAFVIFAICSVGFFVWGYQYIPTNNYFLFLIAGMFGLFMAFNIGGNDVANSFGTSVGAKTLTLKQALIIAAIFELSGAIFAGSEVTNTIRNEIVKFPSDLNPMKFVIIMISALLSSGLWLFYASKKGLPVSTTHSIVGGIVGAGLAMGFMIKDPEPFSMVSWSEIGRIAVSWVISPLLGGVMSYIIFGYVKSKIIEPTHELKMNLKALKAERKAYKESFVKALKTKPAEEQIATLSKIAVIDEDEIETTEYSEYRSKIRIMKDSEKEIDTFKAMKKHIPIIAGFAAMVISSMMLFKGLEHINLAFSIIQTVWIIFVIGALAYLASLAIINVMSKNDSEKSINRIFSWFQIFTASSFAFSHGANDIANAVGPFAAVLDVLKTGSINESSPIPSIAMVTFGISLVVGLWFLGKEVITTIGSKLAEILPTTGFSAELASSIVILLATKLGIPVSSTHILIGAVLGIGIVNKNANWKMVKPIILAWLITLPAAAISSAIFYFALAKLLGV, from the coding sequence TTGCTTCGAGATAACTTATTGGCATTTGTTATTTTTGCAATTTGTAGCGTTGGATTTTTCGTTTGGGGCTATCAGTACATCCCGACAAATAACTACTTTTTATTCTTGATCGCTGGCATGTTTGGTCTTTTTATGGCCTTTAATATCGGTGGAAATGACGTTGCAAACAGCTTTGGCACAAGTGTTGGCGCTAAGACTCTTACGCTTAAGCAAGCTCTCATCATCGCAGCCATTTTTGAGCTTAGTGGTGCGATATTTGCAGGATCTGAGGTTACAAATACGATTAGAAATGAGATCGTGAAATTTCCAAGCGATCTAAACCCGATGAAATTTGTCATTATCATGATCTCAGCCCTTCTTAGCTCAGGTCTTTGGCTATTTTACGCATCCAAAAAAGGTCTACCAGTCTCAACCACCCACTCGATCGTTGGCGGTATCGTTGGCGCAGGACTTGCTATGGGTTTTATGATAAAAGATCCAGAACCATTTAGCATGGTCTCATGGAGTGAGATCGGCAGGATCGCCGTTAGCTGGGTTATCTCACCACTGCTTGGCGGCGTGATGTCTTACATTATATTTGGCTATGTAAAAAGTAAGATTATTGAGCCAACACATGAACTTAAAATGAATCTAAAAGCACTAAAGGCTGAGAGAAAAGCATATAAAGAAAGCTTTGTAAAAGCACTAAAAACAAAGCCGGCTGAGGAGCAGATAGCTACTCTTTCAAAGATCGCAGTTATCGATGAGGACGAGATCGAAACCACTGAATACAGCGAGTATCGCTCAAAAATCCGCATTATGAAAGATAGTGAAAAAGAGATAGATACCTTTAAAGCGATGAAAAAGCACATCCCGATCATCGCTGGATTTGCAGCAATGGTCATCTCATCGATGATGCTTTTTAAAGGGCTTGAGCATATAAATTTAGCCTTTAGTATCATCCAAACCGTCTGGATCATCTTTGTGATTGGGGCTCTAGCGTATCTTGCAAGCCTTGCTATCATAAACGTCATGAGCAAAAACGATAGCGAAAAGAGCATCAATAGAATTTTTTCATGGTTTCAAATTTTTACCGCTTCATCTTTTGCATTTTCACATGGTGCAAACGACATCGCAAATGCGGTTGGACCATTTGCAGCCGTACTCGACGTGCTAAAAACTGGCTCTATAAACGAAAGCTCACCGATACCTAGCATCGCGATGGTAACCTTTGGCATCTCGCTTGTCGTTGGACTTTGGTTTTTAGGCAAAGAGGTGATCACCACCATCGGCTCAAAACTAGCTGAAATTTTACCGACAACTGGCTTTAGCGCCGAGCTTGCCTCAAGTATCGTCATACTTCTAGCCACAAAGCTTGGCATACCAGTTAGCTCGACGCATATCCTAATAGGCGCAGTTTTAGGTATCGGTATCGTAAATAAAAATGCAAACTGGAAAATGGTAAAACCAATCATCCTTGCTTGGCTCATCACACTTCCTGCAGCTGCTATCTCATCGGCTATATTTTACTTTGCTCTTGCTAAATTACTAGGCGTTTAG
- a CDS encoding disulfide bond formation protein DsbA, which produces MVIAIDLGSNTFRVALVKKEQNGFSNEQIYEKIVGAARGLNESGKIADESKNRLFEAIAEAKNKFNFDKFKCVAVATEAFRVASNSEEIFSEIREKFGINFHLISGKAEAKLTLLGVQNAFKKLGISENFSIIDIGGASSEIGEDGNFMSFKFGIITFFEKFKTLDLMQENAKIYTKDAREFLNSLRNRFIVLTSGVPTTIAALRLGLSYENYDPKKVNGFKLKNDDLAWFVNELLKMDDKSADVAVGRNRKYPLIAGTLLLEELLSGQEAKFLVIDDGLREGVGVAYLQGKFQEIITNF; this is translated from the coding sequence TTGGTTATAGCGATCGATCTTGGCTCAAACACATTTCGCGTAGCACTTGTCAAAAAAGAGCAAAATGGCTTTAGTAATGAGCAAATTTATGAAAAGATAGTAGGAGCTGCTAGAGGGCTAAATGAAAGTGGCAAGATAGCAGATGAGTCTAAAAATAGGCTCTTTGAAGCGATAGCGGAGGCTAAAAATAAATTTAACTTTGATAAATTTAAATGCGTAGCAGTCGCAACTGAGGCTTTTAGGGTAGCATCAAATAGCGAGGAAATTTTTAGCGAGATACGAGAGAAATTTGGTATAAATTTTCATCTAATAAGTGGCAAAGCAGAAGCAAAGCTTACACTTTTGGGTGTTCAAAATGCTTTTAAAAAGCTTGGAATCAGTGAAAATTTTAGTATCATTGACATCGGTGGAGCAAGCTCAGAGATCGGCGAAGATGGAAATTTTATGAGTTTTAAATTTGGCATTATTACATTTTTTGAGAAATTTAAAACGCTTGATTTAATGCAAGAAAATGCAAAAATTTACACAAAAGATGCAAGAGAATTTTTAAATAGCTTAAGAAATAGATTTATCGTGCTGACTTCTGGCGTACCAACTACTATCGCAGCGCTACGACTAGGACTTAGCTACGAGAACTATGATCCAAAAAAAGTAAACGGATTTAAGCTTAAAAATGACGATCTTGCCTGGTTTGTAAATGAGCTTTTAAAGATGGACGATAAGAGCGCTGATGTGGCGGTTGGAAGAAACAGAAAGTATCCACTCATCGCCGGAACCTTGCTTTTAGAGGAGCTTTTAAGTGGACAAGAAGCAAAATTTTTAGTTATTGACGATGGGCTTAGAGAGGGTGTTGGTGTGGCCTATCTGCAAGGAAAATTTCAAGAAATTATCACAAATTTTTAG
- a CDS encoding GatB/YqeY domain-containing protein, with translation MSIREQILADIKEAMKAKDEFKRDTLRTLNAALKQVEVDQRIEMTDEVVLPLLQKEIKKRADSVELYIKGTREDLAKKEQGEIELIKAYLPVQLSDEELKEKIKKIIERVGKNLGAVMKIAKDEIGASAEAKRISMIAKELLD, from the coding sequence ATGAGCATAAGAGAGCAAATTTTAGCTGATATAAAAGAGGCTATGAAGGCAAAAGATGAGTTTAAAAGAGATACTTTAAGAACGCTAAATGCAGCACTTAAGCAAGTTGAAGTAGATCAAAGGATCGAAATGACTGATGAAGTGGTACTTCCGCTACTTCAAAAGGAGATCAAAAAGAGGGCTGACTCGGTTGAGCTTTATATAAAAGGCACTAGGGAGGATTTGGCTAAAAAAGAGCAGGGCGAGATTGAACTCATTAAAGCATATTTGCCAGTACAACTAAGCGATGAAGAGCTTAAAGAGAAAATAAAAAAGATTATTGAAAGAGTTGGTAAAAATTTAGGCGCTGTAATGAAAATAGCAAAAGATGAGATCGGAGCAAGTGCTGAAGCAAAACGCATAAGTATGATCGCAAAAGAGCTTTTGGATTAA
- a CDS encoding TolC family protein, which produces MKFLSLALVLVLSGCAVKNIDENYKQILLEDNASKELGVDTSWWKEYHQSYLDELVELALKNNTDLTKAAINVNKALAQAGILEANLIPSFNAGFEAGSSKNIKEGGASSRSFGSSIGLSYELDLWQKLANSKDAAMFEADATKFDLEASKLSVINSVADAYFQILYLNESIKTYEQILEIYNKLNKIVRFKFELGKEEALSLKQINSQLLSAQNKIESAKKELVTAQKTLRILLNERPEFELRFEGLTLSPVKRAGVDLNVPTSAIANRPDLRAAIYRIEEGILNYKASQKEFYPSITLGASLKSSTDKKDEAFNLKFLNGNIALNLPFLNYSKLKSNLKVSEANFELAKLNYISTLNSALNEIDAFYKGYLNNEALLANYQEQIKNYEEISKIYELKYSYGKVELKEFLEAKNSELEAKIGLLKAKYTLLQDELNIYKAMAGKFNR; this is translated from the coding sequence ATGAAATTTCTAAGCCTAGCTTTAGTACTTGTTTTAAGCGGCTGCGCTGTTAAAAATATAGATGAAAATTACAAGCAAATTTTACTTGAAGATAACGCCAGTAAAGAGCTTGGTGTGGATACTTCTTGGTGGAAAGAGTATCATCAAAGCTACCTTGATGAGCTTGTAGAGCTTGCGCTTAAAAACAATACTGACCTTACAAAAGCAGCAATAAATGTAAATAAAGCACTCGCTCAAGCTGGAATTTTGGAGGCAAATCTCATCCCCAGCTTTAACGCTGGTTTTGAGGCTGGAAGTAGCAAAAACATAAAAGAGGGCGGCGCTTCTAGTAGAAGTTTTGGCTCAAGCATAGGGCTTAGCTACGAGCTTGACCTTTGGCAAAAGCTAGCAAATAGCAAAGATGCAGCGATGTTTGAGGCAGATGCTACTAAATTTGACCTAGAAGCTAGCAAACTAAGCGTCATAAACTCCGTGGCAGACGCTTATTTCCAAATTTTATATCTAAACGAGAGCATAAAAACTTATGAGCAAATTTTAGAAATTTATAACAAGCTAAATAAGATAGTTAGGTTCAAATTTGAGCTTGGCAAAGAGGAGGCGCTAAGCTTAAAACAGATAAACTCACAGCTTTTAAGCGCTCAAAACAAGATAGAAAGTGCCAAAAAAGAGCTTGTGACCGCCCAAAAAACGCTTAGAATTTTGCTAAATGAGAGGCCAGAATTTGAGCTTAGATTTGAAGGCCTCACGCTAAGTCCCGTTAAAAGAGCGGGCGTTGATCTAAATGTTCCAACAAGCGCCATAGCAAACCGACCTGATCTAAGAGCGGCCATTTACCGCATAGAAGAGGGCATCTTAAACTACAAAGCGAGCCAAAAAGAGTTTTATCCAAGCATCACGCTAGGAGCTAGCCTCAAAAGCAGTACCGACAAAAAAGACGAAGCGTTTAATCTTAAATTTCTAAATGGCAATATCGCTTTAAATTTACCATTTTTAAACTACTCTAAGCTAAAGTCAAATTTAAAAGTAAGTGAGGCAAATTTCGAGCTTGCAAAACTAAACTACATAAGCACTCTAAATAGCGCATTAAACGAGATAGACGCATTTTACAAAGGCTACCTAAATAACGAAGCACTGCTTGCTAACTACCAAGAGCAGATAAAAAACTATGAGGAAATTTCAAAAATTTACGAGCTAAAATACTCCTACGGCAAGGTTGAGCTAAAAGAGTTTTTAGAGGCTAAAAACAGCGAGCTAGAGGCTAAAATAGGGCTACTAAAGGCAAAATATACTCTCCTACAAGACGAGCTAAATATCTACAAAGCCATGGCTGGTAAATTTAATAGGTAA
- a CDS encoding MacB family efflux pump subunit — MISLKNITKSFKLGDNEIEILHGINLEIKKGEFIAIIGQSGSGKSTLMNILGCLDSPSGGQYLLDGKDISKFDSDALAKLRRDKFGFIFQRYNLLSTMNALENVALPSIYAGANKSDREKRGMEILDSLGLSEKAKNLPNKLSGGQQQRVSIARALMNGGEIILADEPTGALDSKSGLRVMEILVDLYKKGHTIIIVTHDPKIAEYASRVIEIKDGNIVSDNVKNSEIFEAKKQSQPEKSKFTYYKDQLIESFKMSVNAMLAHKLRSLLTMLGIIIGITAVISVVALGKGSQEQILAGIRKIGTNTIDIMPGKGFGDMLSGRVKTLSISDANMLSKQSFLDSVTPNTSTSGVLTYENISLTATLKGGGVGSFDVNGLKLEKGRIYDDDEVLNSDSVTLIDQNTKNSIFKNEDPIGKIILFNKKPLRIIGVLQKDEFKVGDASSLKIYAPYTTVINKITGDKFISSITVKVNESVNAQIAEKSLTDLLTIKHGKKDFFTRNSDSIKQTIEETISTMRLLISSIAVVSLVVGGIGVMNIMLVSVTERTKEIGIKMAIGARQSNILQQFLIEAVLLCLIGGAIGIAFSYAIGYIFNNFLDGFSMIFSNGSIVLALVTSMAIGIIFGYMPAKNASKLNPIDALSRE, encoded by the coding sequence GTGATAAGTCTAAAAAATATCACAAAAAGCTTTAAGCTTGGCGATAATGAGATAGAGATCTTGCATGGTATAAATTTAGAGATAAAAAAGGGCGAATTTATAGCCATTATCGGTCAGTCTGGCTCTGGCAAATCAACACTTATGAACATCCTTGGTTGCCTTGATAGCCCAAGTGGCGGGCAGTACCTGCTAGATGGCAAAGATATATCAAAATTTGATAGCGACGCACTTGCTAAGCTTAGACGAGATAAATTTGGCTTTATATTTCAAAGATATAACCTTCTTAGCACGATGAACGCCCTTGAAAACGTTGCACTTCCTAGCATTTATGCAGGGGCAAATAAGAGCGACCGAGAAAAAAGAGGAATGGAGATTTTAGACTCTCTTGGCCTTAGCGAAAAGGCTAAAAATTTACCAAATAAACTCTCAGGCGGACAACAGCAAAGGGTCTCCATAGCAAGGGCACTGATGAATGGTGGCGAGATCATCTTGGCTGATGAGCCAACAGGCGCGCTTGATAGCAAAAGTGGTCTAAGAGTGATGGAAATTTTAGTGGATCTTTACAAAAAAGGTCACACCATCATCATCGTCACGCACGACCCAAAGATCGCCGAGTACGCGAGTAGAGTGATTGAGATAAAAGATGGCAACATCGTAAGCGATAATGTAAAAAATAGTGAAATTTTTGAGGCCAAAAAGCAAAGCCAACCAGAAAAGAGCAAATTTACTTATTATAAAGATCAGCTAATAGAGAGCTTTAAAATGTCGGTAAATGCAATGCTAGCTCATAAATTAAGATCGCTTTTAACGATGCTTGGTATTATCATTGGCATCACTGCAGTCATTAGCGTCGTAGCTCTTGGCAAAGGCTCACAGGAGCAAATTTTAGCTGGTATCAGAAAGATCGGCACAAATACGATCGATATCATGCCAGGAAAAGGCTTTGGCGATATGCTCTCAGGTAGGGTAAAAACGCTCTCTATAAGTGACGCAAATATGCTCTCAAAACAGTCATTTCTGGACTCAGTCACTCCAAACACAAGTACTTCAGGCGTACTAACATATGAAAATATCTCCTTAACAGCGACACTAAAGGGCGGTGGAGTAGGGAGCTTTGACGTAAATGGACTAAAACTAGAAAAGGGAAGAATTTACGATGACGACGAGGTTTTAAACTCAGATTCTGTCACACTAATAGACCAAAACACCAAAAATAGTATATTTAAAAACGAAGATCCTATCGGCAAGATCATACTTTTTAATAAAAAGCCACTTCGCATTATAGGCGTTTTGCAAAAAGATGAGTTTAAAGTCGGCGATGCTAGCTCACTTAAAATTTATGCTCCATATACGACTGTGATAAACAAGATAACGGGCGATAAATTTATTAGCTCAATAACCGTAAAAGTAAATGAAAGCGTAAATGCTCAAATCGCAGAAAAGAGCCTGACTGATCTTTTAACGATAAAACACGGCAAAAAAGACTTCTTTACAAGGAATTCTGATAGCATCAAGCAAACTATCGAAGAGACGATCTCAACCATGCGCCTTCTAATATCAAGTATCGCCGTAGTTTCACTAGTAGTTGGTGGTATAGGCGTGATGAATATCATGCTAGTTTCAGTTACGGAGCGTACCAAAGAGATAGGCATCAAAATGGCGATCGGAGCCAGACAGAGCAACATCTTGCAGCAGTTTTTGATAGAGGCGGTGCTACTTTGCTTAATTGGCGGAGCTATCGGCATAGCCTTTTCTTACGCGATCGGCTACATATTTAATAACTTTTTAGATGGCTTTAGCATGATCTTTTCAAACGGCTCGATCGTGCTTGCACTTGTTACGTCGATGGCTATTGGTATAATCTTTGGCTACATGCCTGCCAAAAATGCCTCAAAACTAAATCCAATAGATGCGCTTTCAAGGGAGTAA
- a CDS encoding efflux RND transporter periplasmic adaptor subunit: protein MKKSKILIILLILGVGGYFIYDNFFKIKDEKVEFITKKAKKGSFSKKVDATGEIFATELVDVGAQVSGQIKKLYVKLGDQVKKGDMIASIDSSTQQNSIDNKEAQLAIYKAQLESAKVALNISKTQFDRENALFAKNATSKQEFESAKNTYSANSAKIKELEAQIKQTNIELSTAKINLGYTKITAPRDGIIVSVQVEEGQTVNANQTTPTIVKIADLSYVKMKMQIAEGDITKIKVGTPVEYSILSEPTKKFQTTVSSIDPGLTTLSDGSYGSSSSSKSTSSSTSSNSAVYYYAQSIVENKDKILRIGMTTQNELLIANVKDAIIVPSIGIKRDENGTFVYVLKDGKAVKTAVKTGIKDNLDTQIISGVNENDEIITSQGSASEIAKMIEKENKKF, encoded by the coding sequence ATGAAAAAATCTAAAATTTTAATAATCCTGCTTATTTTAGGCGTCGGTGGATATTTTATCTATGATAATTTTTTTAAGATAAAAGATGAAAAGGTGGAATTTATCACCAAAAAGGCAAAGAAAGGTTCATTTAGCAAAAAGGTCGATGCGACTGGAGAAATTTTCGCTACCGAGCTAGTTGATGTGGGTGCGCAGGTAAGTGGCCAGATAAAAAAACTCTACGTTAAGCTTGGAGATCAGGTCAAAAAAGGCGATATGATCGCAAGTATCGATAGCTCGACCCAGCAAAATAGCATAGACAATAAAGAAGCTCAACTTGCCATCTACAAAGCTCAGCTTGAAAGCGCAAAAGTGGCTCTAAATATCTCTAAAACGCAGTTTGATAGAGAAAATGCACTTTTTGCCAAAAACGCCACTTCAAAACAAGAATTTGAAAGCGCAAAAAATACTTATAGCGCAAATAGTGCCAAGATAAAGGAGCTCGAGGCTCAGATCAAGCAGACAAATATCGAGCTAAGTACTGCTAAGATAAATTTAGGCTACACAAAGATCACCGCCCCAAGAGATGGCATAATAGTAAGCGTACAGGTCGAAGAGGGACAGACTGTAAATGCCAACCAAACTACACCAACTATCGTAAAGATCGCAGATCTTAGCTATGTCAAGATGAAGATGCAAATAGCCGAGGGCGACATCACAAAGATAAAAGTTGGTACGCCAGTTGAATACTCGATCCTCTCTGAGCCAACGAAAAAATTTCAAACGACGGTTAGCTCAATCGACCCTGGCTTAACGACATTAAGCGATGGTAGCTACGGCTCTAGCAGTAGTAGCAAATCCACAAGCTCAAGCACTTCAAGCAACTCAGCTGTTTATTATTATGCTCAAAGCATAGTTGAAAATAAAGATAAAATTTTAAGAATAGGCATGACCACGCAAAATGAGCTTTTAATAGCAAACGTAAAGGATGCTATCATCGTGCCAAGCATCGGCATCAAAAGAGATGAAAACGGCACTTTTGTCTATGTTCTAAAAGATGGCAAAGCGGTAAAAACAGCGGTCAAAACCGGCATAAAAGATAACCTCGATACGCAGATCATTAGCGGTGTGAACGAGAATGATGAGATCATCACATCACAAGGCTCAGCAAGCGAAATAGCCAAGATGATCGAAAAAGAAAATAAGAAGTTTTAA